GATTGTAGGAACGGGCGGTTACAGAATTTCGCGTGGGGTTACCCGCTGGCGGGCATCAAGGCCGTCGAAACGAAACCGCTTGCCTGGCCCAGTACGCCGATGCCAGCAGGTCCAGCCGCACCACCCCGCCCGCCGATGGCGCGTGCACAAACCGGCCTTCGCCCACGTAGATACCCGCGTGGGTGGCCGCGCCGCGCGGGGCGAACACCACCAGGTCACCGGTGCGTACGGCATCAGACGGCACGGCCTGGCCCCAGTTCACCAGGGAGGCGACGGTGCGTGGTGCCGCCAGGCCTGCCTGGGTCTGGTACACATAGCCAATCAGGCCGCTGCAGTCGAACCCCGACGCGGGCGTGTTGCCCCCGTAGCGGTACGGCGTGCCGACCAGGCTGATGGCGTACAGGGTCACGTCGCTGGCCTCGTTTGCCGACAGGCGGGACGGGCCCAGGGGAGCGGCCAGGGACGGGCGCGAAGGCGGCGCGGTAGAGCAGCCTGCCAGGGCAAGCAGCAAAACCAGAGCAGCGGTGGGTAAGCGCAGGATGTGCATTCAGTGGAGTGGATCAGGCCTCGGCGATGGCCGATTTAAACCGGTCCAGGGCCTCGGCGGCGGCATCGAAGTCGAAGTTTTGCAGGTCGGCCAGTAGTTGGGCCATGGCCGAATGCCAGGGGGTGCCTGCCAACAGTGTGGCACAGCGGTCGGCCTCCTCCAGCGCCTGGGCATCGCTGTCGTGCAGCAGGCGCTCCAATGCGTCCAGCAAGGGGGGTACACCAGGGGGTAAGTCGGGGCTCGCGGCGGGGGCGGTGGCAGGTGGCGCGTGCGCAGCCTGCTCCCAGGCGTCGATACCCACCACCACCGCACGCAAGGCCGCGTCGGTGGCCGCCCGCAGCACCAGAAACTCTGCCGTATGCAGTTGCGGCGCAGCGCACACCAGCTCCAGGCCGTGGGTGGCCTGCTGCAAATCCTGCGCGCCGATATTGCCGGCCAGCCCCTTGAGGGTGTGGACATGCCGCACCAGCGCTTCTTGCTGGGCCAGACTGGAAAGGTCCATCCGCAATTGGTCCAACTGGGCGGTGAAGTCGCGCTGCGTGGCCGCAAACCGCAGCAGCAAACGGGCATACAGGTCGACCTTGCCGCCCGCCACCCGCAGCCCGGCGGGCCAGTCCAGGCCGGGTACCCCGTCCAGGCCGTGGAATCGCTGTGTGGGGTCGGCGGCGGATTGCGCGGGGGCCGTGGACTGCTGGGGTAGCGGTGCGTAGTGGAGCTTGGGCGTCACCCAGCGGGCGATGGTGGCAAACATCGCGGCCACATCCAGCGGCTTGCCGATGTGGTCGTTCATGCCCACGGCCAGCACCTTTTCGCGGTCGCCGCTCATGGCGTTGGCGGTCATGGCGATGATGGGCAACCGGGTCCAGCGCGGGTCCTGGCGCAGCAGGCGGGTGGCGGTGAAGCCATCCATCACGGGCATCTGGCAGTCCATCAGTATCAGGTCAAAGAGTGCACCCGCAGGCGCTTGGTCTACCTTGTCGATGGCTTCCTGGCCGTTGTTGGCCAGCTCCACCACCATGCCGACCTGGGTGAGTAGCTCCAGCGCCAGCTCCTGGTTGACTTCGTTGTCTTCCACCAGCAGCACCCGCACGCCGGCCAAACCCAGCGCCGGAT
This sequence is a window from Rhodoferax sp. WC2427. Protein-coding genes within it:
- a CDS encoding C40 family peptidase, yielding MHILRLPTAALVLLLALAGCSTAPPSRPSLAAPLGPSRLSANEASDVTLYAISLVGTPYRYGGNTPASGFDCSGLIGYVYQTQAGLAAPRTVASLVNWGQAVPSDAVRTGDLVVFAPRGAATHAGIYVGEGRFVHAPSAGGVVRLDLLASAYWARQAVSFRRP